From Pseudobdellovibrio exovorus JSS, a single genomic window includes:
- the fliD gene encoding flagellar filament capping protein FliD: MSVRINGLASGLPPNLVDQVIEAERMPIKQMQGQKNTIEDKVKLVTDLETKINDISKNLTSIVGARGFVDRKFESSFPDIITGTLDPNVAEKGEWTLEVVQLAGKPSAVTNGFPDKDKTTLGVGYIKFQTEEGEKEVYITEGDSTLEKIAAAINRSGAGVRAMVVNDRSDKEDSFKLEISGLKTGDDNEVKFPTVYLLDGRRDLQFVATNKAQNAKYKIDGHEFEATENKITDLIPGVVLDLKKAKPNEVVNLKVTENYEVIADKLKTFVDSYNGALAFIQNQNKLTPDRDGNQRLGPLGGDSMVRMTESRLRSMIQDPQQTNSKFKRILELGVEFNRNGTLNLNQDKFNKIVSENPEDVVEFLRGDFVTNGFVTTMKNRLGSIVDAQSGPVTTRKKSMQERMSQIDRRIDAKERMLSKREEQLRRQFAKMEESMSKLQTQGASAAIGGGG, from the coding sequence GTGTCTGTAAGAATTAATGGCTTAGCAAGCGGGTTACCACCCAATCTGGTCGATCAAGTGATCGAAGCAGAACGCATGCCTATTAAGCAGATGCAAGGTCAGAAAAATACAATTGAAGATAAAGTAAAATTAGTTACCGATCTTGAAACTAAAATTAACGACATCTCAAAAAATTTAACATCGATTGTCGGAGCCAGAGGTTTCGTCGACAGAAAGTTTGAATCAAGTTTCCCAGATATCATAACGGGAACTTTAGATCCTAACGTGGCCGAAAAAGGCGAGTGGACGTTAGAGGTTGTACAGTTGGCGGGAAAACCATCTGCTGTAACAAATGGCTTCCCTGATAAAGATAAAACCACTTTGGGAGTAGGATATATTAAATTCCAAACGGAAGAGGGCGAAAAAGAAGTTTACATCACTGAGGGCGACTCAACTCTTGAAAAGATAGCTGCGGCGATTAATCGTTCAGGTGCGGGAGTGCGAGCGATGGTCGTGAATGATCGCAGTGATAAAGAAGACAGTTTTAAATTAGAAATATCGGGCTTGAAAACGGGTGATGACAATGAAGTTAAATTCCCGACAGTCTATTTATTAGATGGTCGTCGCGATTTACAATTTGTAGCGACGAATAAAGCGCAAAATGCCAAATACAAAATTGATGGTCACGAGTTTGAAGCAACAGAAAATAAAATCACCGATTTGATCCCAGGGGTCGTATTAGATCTTAAAAAGGCTAAACCTAATGAAGTCGTGAATTTAAAAGTGACTGAGAACTACGAAGTCATCGCGGACAAACTCAAGACATTTGTGGATTCCTACAATGGAGCATTAGCTTTTATTCAAAATCAGAATAAGTTAACACCCGATCGTGATGGGAATCAGCGTTTGGGTCCTTTGGGTGGTGATAGCATGGTTCGTATGACGGAAAGCCGTCTGCGCAGCATGATTCAAGATCCTCAGCAGACGAATAGTAAATTTAAAAGAATACTAGAGCTGGGTGTCGAGTTTAATCGTAATGGTACATTGAATTTGAATCAGGATAAATTTAATAAAATCGTATCGGAAAACCCAGAAGATGTAGTGGAGTTTTTACGTGGCGATTTTGTGACCAACGGATTCGTTACGACAATGAAAAATAGACTTGGCAGCATTGTAGATGCGCAAAGTGGACCAGTGACAACACGTAAAAAATCTATGCAAGAGCGAATGTCACAAATTGATCGTCGTATCGATGCAAAAGAAAGAATGCTCAGCAAACGTGAAGAGCAGCTCAGAAGACAATTTGCGAAAATGGAAGAATCAATGTCGAAATTACAAACCCAAGGTGCTTCGGCAGCAATTGGCGGGGGGGGATAA
- a CDS encoding sensor histidine kinase: MLVQVQPQYQNHVKTILSNIAGLNSFFELNASSTEGAIFIGDLDYLEGFSFEPSQIRVLVSADKNVQVDRLQNIAEVSRLYVIEPEDGQLEDILLTIKSKTEKKSQISQVKSEIQKKRKELEELNSQLSNENEKKIQSLEKSHVEESEKNRNEKSLLHFLDFIQSESVSYDFLEKLFRFIWKDLKKMGRVHLIGLGMTTQSGKSKILFFDGSSESTTLAPYLDFKSEKISNQLASVWGRPVGKVAAWQLPEISRESFVFIETVDQQTNWQRIKDYFAERLAITSMYIDRWMIEKETEVVVDRWKNTFKSFPGFTHVVDEDFRIYQANYPFEEKSYCYKLLAGRETPCESCPIIKNKNTTLVLKNELTMKTYFSQFRFQHKKFFFVIYEDITKMNLLHMQIIQTEKMSTLGRLGNHLAHELNNPLTGVKSYVQTLLEDKAVVESLPNTATSDLNEILKATVRCQKIIKNFIDFSQKKEPSLEEVSFDEILQNTIVLLKTALRSHRLFIDLKDDRVRANAHDLQQVLFNLIKNSCQAMKDAGTIKVYSEVEGDKILFHVEDSGDGFDEAILKNIFQPFMTTKAQGEGTGLGLYLSKKLMNNMGADLRVSSAKEKGAKISLVFDKL; the protein is encoded by the coding sequence GTGTTAGTTCAGGTTCAACCTCAGTATCAAAATCATGTTAAAACTATATTAAGTAATATAGCTGGATTGAATAGTTTTTTCGAACTGAACGCCTCTTCAACTGAAGGGGCGATTTTTATTGGAGATCTGGATTATTTAGAAGGATTTTCATTTGAGCCTTCGCAAATTCGAGTTTTAGTTTCTGCTGATAAAAATGTACAAGTAGATCGACTACAGAATATTGCCGAAGTATCCCGCCTCTATGTTATTGAACCGGAAGACGGGCAGTTAGAAGATATTTTACTGACAATTAAATCTAAGACTGAAAAGAAATCCCAGATCAGTCAAGTTAAGTCCGAGATTCAGAAAAAGCGAAAAGAGCTAGAGGAACTCAATAGCCAGCTTTCGAATGAAAACGAAAAAAAAATTCAAAGTCTTGAAAAATCCCATGTTGAAGAAAGTGAAAAGAACAGAAATGAAAAGAGTCTTTTACACTTTTTAGATTTTATTCAATCTGAATCTGTCAGTTACGATTTCCTAGAAAAACTCTTTAGGTTTATCTGGAAAGACCTGAAAAAAATGGGGCGAGTTCATCTGATTGGTTTAGGAATGACAACGCAATCAGGTAAATCGAAGATATTGTTTTTCGATGGATCTTCTGAGTCGACGACATTAGCTCCGTATTTGGACTTTAAATCCGAGAAAATATCGAATCAGTTAGCCAGTGTGTGGGGACGCCCCGTCGGCAAGGTGGCCGCATGGCAATTGCCTGAAATTTCACGCGAGTCCTTTGTTTTTATCGAAACAGTAGATCAACAGACGAACTGGCAAAGAATTAAAGATTATTTTGCTGAACGGTTGGCGATCACCAGCATGTACATTGATCGCTGGATGATTGAAAAAGAAACAGAAGTTGTTGTCGATCGTTGGAAGAATACATTTAAGTCTTTTCCTGGGTTTACGCATGTTGTGGATGAAGATTTCCGCATTTATCAAGCCAACTATCCATTTGAAGAAAAAAGCTACTGCTATAAATTATTAGCAGGCCGCGAAACTCCCTGTGAGAGCTGTCCGATCATTAAGAACAAAAACACCACGTTAGTTCTTAAAAATGAACTGACCATGAAGACCTACTTTTCCCAGTTCAGATTTCAACATAAGAAATTCTTCTTTGTTATTTACGAAGACATTACAAAAATGAACTTGCTGCATATGCAGATTATTCAAACAGAAAAAATGTCGACGCTAGGGCGTTTAGGGAATCATTTGGCCCATGAACTGAATAATCCTTTAACTGGGGTGAAGTCCTACGTGCAAACCTTGCTGGAAGACAAAGCTGTGGTGGAGTCGTTACCTAACACCGCCACATCGGACTTAAATGAAATTCTAAAAGCGACTGTGCGCTGTCAAAAAATCATTAAGAACTTTATCGATTTCAGTCAGAAGAAAGAACCTTCTTTAGAAGAAGTGAGCTTTGATGAAATTCTTCAGAACACAATAGTTTTATTAAAAACCGCATTGCGATCACATCGTCTATTTATTGATTTAAAGGATGATCGCGTTCGCGCCAATGCCCATGATTTACAGCAGGTACTTTTTAATTTGATTAAGAACTCATGTCAGGCCATGAAAGATGCCGGTACCATTAAAGTTTATAGTGAAGTTGAAGGGGATAAGATTTTATTCCACGTAGAAGACAGTGGTGATGGTTTTGACGAGGCGATCTTAAAAAACATCTTTCAGCCTTTTATGACGACAAAAGCTCAGGGTGAAGGAACTGGTTTAGGACTATATCTTTCTAAAAAACTAATGAATAATATGGGAGCCGATTTAAGAGTCTCTTCGGCAAAAGAAAAGGGCGCCAAGATTTCATTGGTGTTTGATAAGTTATGA
- the fliS gene encoding flagellar export chaperone FliS, translated as MANPYQKYKQTSVLSASREQILLMLYEGAIKFTKLAIQGAEQKKVADRSHNLMRAFDIIAELNATLDHKVGGELAQQLEQLYVYMMERYTQANLKGDPEPLRENLKILENLYDGWKLAVEKLKKESEQKGGAA; from the coding sequence GTGGCGAATCCGTATCAAAAATACAAACAGACATCTGTACTGAGTGCAAGCCGTGAGCAGATATTGCTTATGCTTTACGAAGGAGCAATCAAGTTCACTAAACTTGCCATTCAAGGTGCAGAACAGAAAAAAGTAGCAGATCGTTCTCATAATTTAATGAGGGCTTTTGACATTATTGCCGAGCTGAATGCAACGCTGGACCACAAAGTTGGAGGCGAATTGGCTCAACAGTTAGAACAACTGTATGTGTATATGATGGAACGCTATACACAGGCGAACTTGAAGGGTGATCCGGAACCTCTCAGAGAAAATCTGAAGATTCTAGAGAACCTTTATGATGGCTGGAAACTGGCCGTCGAGAAGTTGAAAAAGGAAAGTGAACAAAAAGGGGGGGCAGCATGA
- a CDS encoding flagellin, giving the protein MGLRVTTNMASIAAQRSLAAQSKKLEHASQALSTGSRIVRAADDSAGLAISENMKSEIRATAQARSNAFNAISATQVGEGGLSEVSNLITRLRELGVQAASDSVGQKERQYLQLEAKSLSDEIDRIAKTTKFGEKMLLDGSNAAFDFHVGSDSGKENIITYRIEGNATSSELNLDSVDITSKSGARDLLSNAEQALEKVSTMRASFGAIQSRLESTVNGLDVKYENMSAARSRIADADIAKESSDLASATMLQSAGLSVLAQANQQPYAVMKLLG; this is encoded by the coding sequence ATGGGTTTAAGGGTGACAACGAATATGGCTTCGATAGCCGCGCAAAGATCGTTAGCGGCGCAATCGAAAAAGCTAGAACATGCCTCGCAGGCACTATCCACAGGTTCGCGTATCGTAAGGGCTGCTGATGACTCGGCCGGTTTAGCGATCTCGGAAAATATGAAATCCGAGATTCGAGCGACAGCGCAAGCCAGAAGTAATGCCTTCAATGCGATCTCAGCGACTCAGGTCGGTGAGGGTGGATTGTCCGAGGTTTCTAACTTGATCACGCGTTTACGTGAATTAGGAGTGCAAGCGGCTTCCGATTCCGTGGGACAGAAAGAGCGCCAATACTTACAGTTAGAGGCGAAGAGTTTGTCCGACGAGATTGATCGTATTGCGAAAACAACAAAATTTGGCGAAAAGATGTTACTGGACGGATCAAATGCTGCATTTGACTTCCATGTGGGATCTGACTCTGGAAAAGAAAATATTATTACTTACAGGATTGAAGGGAATGCGACCTCTTCCGAATTGAATTTAGATTCTGTGGACATTACAAGTAAGTCCGGAGCTAGGGATTTATTAAGTAATGCCGAACAGGCCCTCGAAAAAGTTTCCACCATGCGTGCGAGTTTTGGTGCGATTCAGTCGCGCTTAGAATCGACCGTGAATGGGTTGGATGTGAAGTACGAAAACATGAGTGCGGCCCGCTCGCGTATCGCGGATGCGGATATTGCGAAAGAGTCTTCGGACTTGGCATCGGCGACGATGTTACAATCTGCGGGTCTATCAGTATTGGCTCAGGCCAACCAGCAGCCTTATGCTGTGATGAAGTTGCTGGGTTAA
- a CDS encoding tetratricopeptide repeat protein yields the protein MMPQTQVFGQIEGDLQSQRYSSAMRKLVEVSNEYSHNLYFLGLLAQTQTALADYAGLVKTLTATAKISDSSAAYLDLMYVLYTQGRLNEALDIGLFLQERDLTHVQQRSLTHCLVRVYIEFSDHEGIRELAEQSKGHEEDALLVWAMGLVALAEDDKNMALDKFRRSVELNAQNDRAWVSLAILHDEMGDRELALANLERALDVNPENATGLKLLAQWCGRSVEKVDEVIGKIQYYLDRHDFDEEMSSCYIRVLRDQRLYGPAFFEVNKLILENPTQGHFQQVKKNLEDHAGM from the coding sequence ATGATGCCGCAAACTCAAGTCTTTGGTCAGATCGAGGGTGATCTGCAATCTCAACGCTATTCTTCCGCTATGCGAAAGCTAGTCGAAGTTTCAAATGAATACAGTCACAATTTGTATTTCTTAGGTTTGTTAGCGCAGACGCAAACGGCGCTGGCTGACTATGCAGGGCTGGTAAAAACATTAACGGCCACTGCTAAAATTTCAGATTCTTCCGCAGCCTATTTGGATTTGATGTATGTGCTTTATACGCAAGGGCGTTTGAATGAAGCTTTGGATATAGGCTTATTTTTGCAAGAGCGTGATTTGACTCATGTACAGCAACGCTCATTAACACACTGTTTGGTGCGTGTTTATATTGAGTTTTCAGATCACGAGGGCATTCGCGAGTTGGCAGAACAAAGCAAAGGCCATGAAGAAGATGCGCTTCTTGTTTGGGCGATGGGACTCGTCGCTTTGGCCGAAGATGATAAAAATATGGCGTTAGATAAGTTTCGTCGCTCAGTTGAACTCAATGCACAAAATGATCGTGCATGGGTGAGCCTAGCTATTTTACATGACGAAATGGGTGACCGAGAATTAGCACTAGCAAATTTAGAGCGTGCTTTGGATGTTAACCCTGAAAATGCGACGGGATTGAAGTTATTGGCTCAGTGGTGCGGTCGCAGTGTGGAAAAAGTCGATGAGGTTATTGGTAAAATTCAGTACTACCTTGATCGCCATGACTTTGATGAAGAAATGAGCTCTTGTTACATACGAGTTTTAAGAGATCAGCGATTGTATGGTCCTGCTTTTTTTGAAGTGAACAAGTTGATTTTGGAAAATCCAACGCAAGGTCACTTTCAGCAGGTCAAAAAAAATTTAGAAGATCATGCTGGAATGTGA
- a CDS encoding flagellin, whose amino-acid sequence MGMRISTNVASINAQRVMNTNSKEMQKSMAQLSTGSRITKAGDDAAGLAISEGLKSTIRSFGQASRNANDGISMLQTAEQSMGEVSNLVTRLRELGVQAASDSIGDKERGFIQKEVDALKSEIQRVAESTSFGDRKLLNGSGGVYDIHVGTGANEATDWISYDSSQTDVTVAKLGINDIDFSSKEGARAGLTALDSAQSTVNGSRANLGALQNRLSSTVDVLGTMSENLSAANSRIRDTDVAQSTSDLARNNILLQGTSATLVQANQMPSMALKLIG is encoded by the coding sequence ATGGGAATGAGAATTTCAACAAACGTAGCGTCGATTAATGCACAAAGAGTTATGAACACTAACTCTAAAGAGATGCAAAAAAGTATGGCGCAATTGTCAACTGGTTCAAGAATCACTAAAGCCGGTGACGATGCTGCAGGTTTGGCTATCAGTGAAGGATTAAAATCAACAATCCGTTCATTCGGTCAAGCATCTCGTAATGCTAACGACGGTATCTCAATGTTACAAACTGCTGAGCAAAGTATGGGTGAGGTTTCAAACCTTGTAACTCGTCTTCGCGAACTAGGTGTTCAAGCTGCTTCTGACTCTATCGGTGATAAAGAGCGTGGATTCATCCAAAAAGAAGTAGATGCTTTAAAATCGGAAATTCAACGTGTTGCTGAATCTACATCATTCGGTGATCGTAAATTGTTAAATGGTTCTGGTGGTGTATATGATATCCACGTAGGTACTGGTGCTAACGAAGCTACTGACTGGATTTCTTATGACTCTTCACAAACAGATGTAACTGTTGCTAAATTGGGTATCAATGACATCGACTTCTCTTCTAAAGAGGGTGCAAGAGCTGGTTTAACAGCTTTAGATTCTGCTCAATCAACAGTGAATGGTTCACGTGCTAACTTGGGTGCTTTACAAAACAGATTGTCATCAACTGTTGACGTATTAGGTACTATGTCTGAGAACTTGAGCGCAGCTAACTCTCGTATCCGTGATACTGACGTAGCTCAATCAACTTCTGACTTAGCTCGTAACAACATCTTGTTGCAAGGTACTTCAGCGACATTGGTTCAAGCTAACCAAATGCCATCAATGGCTCTGAAATTAATTGGATAA